Proteins co-encoded in one Flavivirga eckloniae genomic window:
- a CDS encoding DUF302 domain-containing protein codes for MIEAGIISKISHQDFDTTYQKLKSVIENNPNLKIIAELNHQANASSVGLDLNPTRIIMFGNPNLGTPLMQNAQTMGLDLPQKILVYQNAEGVVNISYNNPIYLRDRHNITNQENILNKIAAALDKITDAAII; via the coding sequence ATGATTGAAGCAGGAATTATTTCTAAAATAAGTCATCAGGATTTCGATACAACCTATCAAAAGTTAAAAAGTGTTATTGAGAACAATCCAAACCTAAAAATTATAGCAGAGTTAAATCATCAAGCCAATGCTTCATCTGTGGGTTTAGACTTAAACCCGACCCGAATTATTATGTTTGGAAACCCTAATTTGGGAACACCATTAATGCAAAATGCTCAAACCATGGGTTTAGATTTGCCACAAAAAATATTGGTTTATCAAAATGCAGAAGGTGTTGTAAACATATCGTATAATAACCCTATATATTTAAGAGATAGGCACAATATTACAAATCAGGAAAATATCTTAAATAAGATAGCAGCTGCATTAGATAAAATTACAGATGCCGCCATAATATGA
- the ald gene encoding alanine dehydrogenase: MKIGVPKEIKNNESRVGMTPAGVFELTKNNHTVYVQTDAGFGSGFFNKDYEEAGAIILNSIEDVYAASDMIVKVKEPIEEEYTLIKPDQVVFTYFHFASSETLTRAMINSKSICIAYETVEEKDGSLPLLVPMSEVAGRMSIQQGAKYLEKPIKGRGVLLGGVPGVPPGKVLVLGAGIVGMQAAKMAAGLGAHVTIMDINMKQLRYVNDVMPNHVVTEFSSEYNIRKRIKEADLIIGGVLIKGAKAPKLITKDMLKDMRPGTVIVDVAVDQGGCFETTKATTHENPTYIIDDVVHYCVANMPGAVPYTSTVALTNVTLPYVLRLANQGWVKACETDTTLSKGLNIVKGRVVYKEIAEAFNWETEIS; the protein is encoded by the coding sequence ATGAAAATTGGTGTTCCAAAGGAAATTAAGAACAACGAGAGCCGCGTAGGAATGACTCCCGCAGGTGTTTTTGAACTAACTAAAAACAATCACACAGTTTATGTACAAACCGATGCTGGTTTTGGAAGTGGTTTTTTTAATAAAGACTACGAAGAAGCTGGAGCCATTATTTTAAATTCTATCGAAGATGTTTATGCCGCATCAGATATGATAGTAAAAGTAAAAGAGCCTATTGAAGAAGAGTATACGCTTATAAAACCAGATCAGGTCGTGTTTACGTATTTTCATTTTGCTTCTAGCGAAACACTCACAAGAGCTATGATTAACAGCAAGTCTATTTGTATAGCTTACGAAACCGTTGAAGAAAAAGATGGGTCTTTACCGTTATTAGTCCCTATGTCTGAAGTTGCAGGAAGAATGTCTATACAACAAGGTGCAAAATATTTGGAAAAACCAATCAAAGGTCGTGGTGTGTTGCTGGGAGGTGTTCCAGGAGTACCACCAGGAAAAGTGCTTGTTCTTGGTGCTGGTATAGTAGGCATGCAAGCCGCAAAGATGGCTGCTGGTTTGGGCGCACATGTTACTATTATGGATATTAACATGAAACAATTACGATATGTAAACGATGTGATGCCTAACCATGTTGTTACCGAATTTTCCAGTGAATACAATATTAGAAAACGCATTAAAGAAGCCGATTTAATAATCGGGGGTGTTTTAATTAAAGGTGCTAAAGCCCCTAAATTAATAACCAAGGATATGCTTAAAGACATGCGACCAGGAACTGTAATAGTAGATGTGGCAGTAGATCAAGGAGGTTGCTTTGAAACTACAAAAGCAACAACCCATGAAAACCCTACCTATATTATTGACGATGTAGTACATTATTGTGTTGCCAATATGCCGGGCGCCGTTCCATATACTTCTACAGTGGCATTAACCAACGTAACGTTGCCGTACGTACTTAGGTTGGCAAATCAAGGTTGGGTAAAAGCTTGCGAAACAGATACTACCTTGTCTAAAGGGCTAAATATTGTAAAAGGAAGAGTCGTATACAAAGAAATCGCAGAAGCCTTTAATTGGGAAACAGAAATATCTTAA
- a CDS encoding SemiSWEET family sugar transporter, which translates to MNYIEIIGFTAAVLTTIAFLPQVYKTWKTKDVSSLSLPMLLIFFVGVFAWLIYGFLKNSPPMIFANSITIVSAFLLVYYKIKYGKK; encoded by the coding sequence ATGAATTACATAGAAATTATTGGTTTTACAGCAGCAGTTTTAACAACAATTGCTTTTTTGCCACAGGTATATAAAACATGGAAAACCAAAGATGTTTCTAGTTTATCCTTACCAATGTTGCTTATCTTTTTTGTTGGAGTTTTTGCATGGCTAATTTATGGCTTTCTAAAAAACAGTCCACCAATGATTTTTGCAAACAGTATCACCATAGTATCTGCCTTTTTATTGGTGTATTATAAAATAAAATATGGTAAGAAATGA
- a CDS encoding zinc metallopeptidase, which produces MLGYYILIGAIALVSWLVSSTLKRKFEKYSKVQLRNGMSGAEIAEKMLADHGIRDVEVISTPGRLTDHYNPKNKTVNLSEAVYHQRNAAAAAVAAHECGHAVQHAKAYSWLQMRSALVPVVSVSSGMSQWLIIGGLVLGGAAGVGLGWWAAAAGVVLMGFATLFSFITLPVEYDASNRALAWLKNKNIVSQEEYAGSEDALKWAARTYLVAAIGALATLLYWALQVFGGRD; this is translated from the coding sequence ATGTTAGGATATTATATATTAATAGGAGCTATAGCCTTAGTGAGTTGGTTGGTGAGCAGTACCTTAAAGCGAAAATTTGAAAAGTATTCGAAAGTCCAATTGCGTAATGGGATGAGCGGAGCCGAGATTGCCGAAAAAATGTTGGCAGATCATGGCATTAGAGATGTTGAGGTTATTTCAACTCCGGGACGTTTAACCGATCATTACAATCCAAAAAATAAAACGGTTAATCTAAGCGAAGCAGTATATCATCAACGTAATGCAGCCGCAGCTGCTGTTGCAGCCCACGAATGTGGTCATGCTGTACAACATGCAAAAGCTTATAGTTGGTTGCAAATGCGTTCTGCCTTAGTACCAGTTGTAAGTGTATCTTCAGGAATGTCACAATGGTTAATCATTGGTGGATTAGTACTAGGTGGTGCTGCAGGAGTAGGTTTAGGCTGGTGGGCGGCCGCTGCTGGAGTGGTGCTTATGGGCTTTGCAACATTATTTAGTTTTATAACCTTACCTGTAGAATATGATGCTAGCAATAGAGCTTTAGCTTGGTTGAAAAATAAAAATATAGTATCTCAGGAAGAATACGCCGGATCGGAAGATGCACTTAAATGGGCAGCCAGAACCTATTTAGTTGCTGCTATTGGAGCATTGGCAACCTTATTGTATTGGGCGCTTCAAGTATTTGGAGGACGAGACTAA